In a genomic window of Trichoderma atroviride chromosome 4, complete sequence:
- a CDS encoding uncharacterized protein (BUSCO:EOG092D0LTY~TransMembrane:2 (n18-30c35/36o597-614i1206-1225o)~SECRETED:SignalP(1-35)) — translation MLRRPPGQGRWSSQHQKLLLAFAIILIPWIQLVDAQQQPVQPQVQIHSQRGDSPLDSVSEDATNSQWYAAQVDDVRDEADFDTINKKQKQPRQQQQQPTPLPQQRQRARRAPYDYANKAPNRSQQPKQESKQESDKSKYVKVPSDASALATLAPAQPVRAPHTSRHLWPSSSASGLASPQNARSLEDWEVEDFVLLATVDGDLYASDRKTGRQRWHLEVDQPVVETTHYRTNNSVLDDDYSPVDHYIWAVEPSRDGGLYVWIPDAGAGLIRTGFTMKRLVEELAPYAGDEPPVVYTGDKKTTMVTLDVATGRVLKWFGSGGSLVNEGESCLRPNAFGDADNEECSSMGTITLGRTEYTVGIQRRDGRPIATLKYAEWGPNTFDSDLYQQYHASLDSRYITSQHDGKVYAFDQSRSDNHLPLFSHKFSSPVARVFDVCRPWDAAAGSNPDLVVLPQPPMPSQDEGVAKMRSNSIFLNQTENGSWYALSGRAYPLIIDAPVAQISRPDWWDTAPAFDTINRSKISKALVGTHFLDALRSGSYQQQHLTLPPGLLDDFLDELENGSNNAHAVAPAVHEEPTIITKVKALPQNAANSVIDFVSNPVLIILFVGSLIYNEKKLRRAYHRFRTEGSLKDIYPFLTLDHSAGDESGDEKDATFSSSSSTTPLSQLDNQKVEEISKPKLESTTGDEDKDKDRDRDSSESSERAQNTDDKVIDTALDTQAQDSANGAAPEKKKKAHRGRRGGVKHKKNRAEGQSSRDDDGGLSTVDEAVDEAVSNAKKLGDRPSLEPDFRMIYNDMQAVTGSIISIGNIEVDTDVELGMGSNGTVVFAGRFDGRDVAVKRMTIQFYDIATRETRLLRESDDHPNVIRYYSQEMRGDFLYIALERCAASLADVIEKPNHFRNLANAGQKDLPAVLYQITNGITHLHSLRIVHRDLKPQNILVNLDKDGRPRLLVSDFGLCKKLDGTQSSFGATTGRAAGTTGWRAPELLLDDDGQNPAAQDGSTHSGSGTILVGDPTLLNGRRATRAIDIFSLGLVFFYVLTNGSHPFDCGDRYMREVNIRKGNYNLDPLDSLGDFSYEAKDLISSMLQADPKLRPTSVEVMAHPFFWSPKKRLAFLCDVSDSLEKEIRDPPSDALMELERHAPDVIRGDFLKLLTREFVDSLGKQRKYTGSKLLDLLRALRNKRNHYEDMSDSLKRSVGSLPDGYLVYWTVKFPMLLLTCWNVVYNLHWETSDRFREYYEPAGL, via the exons ATGCTTCGACGACCCCCCGGCCAAGGACGATGGTCCTCGCAGCATCAGAAGCTCTTGCTGGCTtttgccatcatcctcatcccctGGATTCAGCTTGTCgacgctcagcagcagcccgtGCAGCCCCAAGTCCAAATTCACTCTCAGAGAGGCGACAGTCCTCTTGACTCAGTATCCGAAGACGCCACCAACAGCCAGTGGTACGCCGCACAAGTCGACGATGTGCGAGATGAGGCGGACTTCGATACCAtcaacaagaaacaaaaacaaccacgtcaacagcaacagcagccgacgcctctgccgcagcagcgtcaaCGAGCTCGACGTGCCCCGTACGATTACGCCAACAAGGCCCCGAATCGTTCCCAGCAACCCAAGCAGGAATCCAAGCAGGAATCCGATAAATCAAAATACGTAAAAGTCCCTAGCGATGCGAGCGCCCTCGCAACTTTAGCTCCGGCTCAGCCCGTTCGAGCACCACACACTTCACGACATCTCTGGCCCAGCAGTAGCGCTTCTGGGCTGGCATCGCCGCAAAATGCGCGGAGTCTGGAGGACTGGGAAGTTGAAGACTTTGTTCTTCTGGCGACCGTCGATGGAGACCTCTATGCCAGCGACCGGAAAACCGGTCGGCAACGCTGGCACCTCGAGGTCGACCAGCCAGTGGTAGAAACAACACACTACCGAACAAACAACTCCGTCCTCGACGACGATTACAGCCCCGTTGATCATTACATATGGGCTGTCGAGCCCAGCCGCGATGGAGGCCTTTATGTATGGATTCCAGATGCCGGCGCAGGCCTCATCCGAACTGGATTCACCATGAAGCGGCTCGTGGAAGAGCTTGCCCCATATGCGGGCGATGAGCCCCCGGTCGTGTATACAGGAGACAAGAAAACGACCATGGTCACGTTGGATGTGGCCACCGGACGTGTGCTCAAGTGGTTTGGATCTGGCGGCTCCCTCGTCAATGAAGGGGAAAGCTGCCTCCGACCCAATGCTTTTGGCGATGCAGACAACGAAGAGTGCAGCTCCATGGGCACCATCACTCTGGGGAGAACAGAGTATACCGTGGGAATCCAAAGACGTGATGGCCGCCCAATCGCAACTCTCAAATACGCAGAATGGGGACCAAACACTTTTGACAGTGACCTCTATCAGCAATACCATGCCTCGCTAGATAGCCGCTACATCACCAGCCAGCACGACGGCAAGGTTTATGCCTTTGATCAGTCCCGGTCTGATAACCATTTGCCCCTGTTTAGCCACAAATTCTCCTCCCCGGTGGCACGGGTTTTTGATGTGTGCCGTCCATGGGACGCTGCTGCGGGCAGCAACCCTGACCTTGTTGTCCTTCCTCAGCCACCAATGCCATCACAGGATGAAGGTGTTGCCAAAATGCGAAGCAACAGCATCTTCCTCAACCAAACCGAAAACGGCAGCTGGTATGCGCTGTCTGGCCGGGCCTATCCTCTCATTATCGATGCACCGGTGGCTCAGATATCGCGACCTGACTGGTGGGATACGGCCCCCGCGTTTGATACAATTAATCGTTCCAAAATCTCAAAGGCACTGGTGGGCACCCACTTCTTGGACGCACTGCGGAGTGGCAGctaccaacagcagcatctgaCACTGCCCCCTGGCCTCCTGGACGATTTTCTCGATGAATTGGAGAATGGCTCGAATAATGCTCATGCGGTAGCCCCTGCTGTTCATGAAGAGCCCACCATCATAACAAAAGTCAAGGCTCTTCCGCAAAATGCCGCCAACAGCGTCATTGATTTTGTCAGCAACCCCGTTCTGATTATTCTCTTCGTGGGCTCGTTGATATACAATGAAAAGAAGCTCCGACGAGCATACCACCGATTCAGGACCGAAGGCAGTCTCAAAGATATATATCCGTTCCTCACCCTAGATCATAGTGCTGGAGACGAATCGGGCGATGAAAAAGATGCCAcattttcctcctcctcttccactaCTCCGCTCTCTCAACTTGACAACCAAAAAGTGGAAGAGATTTCCAAACCTAAATTAGAGTCAACCACTGGGGATGAAGATAAAGACAAGGATAGAGATAGAGATTCTTCCGAGTCGTCAGAGCGCGCCCAGAATACAGACGACAAGGTGATCGATACGGCTCTAGACACACAGGCGCAAGACTCTGCCAATGGCGCCGCtcctgagaagaaaaagaaagcccATAGAGGTCGTCGGGGTGGTGTTAAGCACAAAAAGAACCGCGCCGAGGGCCAATCGTCTcgagacgacgacggaggACTCAGCACCGTGGACGAGGCCGTGGATGAGGCCGTCAGCAATGCCAAAAAGCTAGGCGATCGCCCCAGCCTTGAGCCTGACTTCCGGATGATCTACAACGACATGCAAGCCGTCACAGGCTCCATCATTAGCATCGGCAACATTGAAGTGGACACGGATGTAGAACTCGGCATGGGCAGCAACGGCACAGTCGTCTTTGCCGGCCGATTTGATGGCAGAGATGTTGCTGTCAAGAGAATGACTATCCAATTCTACGACATTGCTACGCGGGAGACTCGGTTGTTGCGCGAGAGTGACGATCATCCTAATG TTATCCGATATTACTCACAGGAGATGCGAGGAGATTTTCTGTACATTGCATTGGAACGCTGCGCTGCCTCACTTGCAGATGTGATTGAGAAGCCCAACCACTTCCGTAACTTGGCCAATGCCGGGCAGAAAGATTTGCCTGCCGTTCTGTACCAAATCACCAACGGTATCACTCATCTACACTCTCTGCGCATTGTCCATCGCGATCTCAAGCCTCAGAATATCTTGGTCAATTTGGACAAAGACGGCAGACCGAGGCTGTTGGTCTCTGACTTTGGGCTGTGTAAGAAACTGGATGGTACTCAATCTTCCTTTGGAGCAACGACAGGCCGAGCAGCTGGAACAACTGGATGGCGTGCACccgagcttcttctcgatgacgatggaCAGAATCCCGCGGCCCAGGATGGAAGCACGCATAGTGGCTCCGGTACCATTCTCGTTGGCGATCCTACGCTCCTCAATGGCCGACGCGCAACGCGAGCCATTGACATTTTCTCCCTGGGActtgtcttcttctatgTGCTCACAAACGGCTCACATCCATTCGACTGTGGTGATAGATATATGCGCGAGGTCAACATTCGAAAGGGCAACTACAACCTCGATCCCCTGGATTCGCTAGGCGATTTCTCATACGAAGCCAAGGATCTAATTTCGTCCATGTTGCAAGCGGATCCCAAGCTACGGCCTACTTCCGTAGAAGTCATGGCCCATCCTTTCTTCTGGTCCCCGAAGAAGCGTCTGGCTTTCCTCTGCGACGTATCGGACTCGCTTGAAAAGGAAATCCGGGATCCGCCTTCGGATGCGCTAATGGAACTGGAGAGACATGCCCCAGACGTCATTCGGGGCGACTTTTTGAAGCTCCTCACTCGCGAGTTTGTCGATTCCCTGGGCAAGCAGCGCAAGTACACTGGATCGAAACTGCTCGACCTGCTGCGCGCCCTGAGGAACAAGCGCAATCACTACGAGGACATGTCGGACTCGTTGAAGCGGAGCGTGGGGTCCTTGCCGGATGGGTATCTCGTGTACTGGACGGTCAAGTTcccgatgctgctgcttaCGTGCTGGAACGTGGTGTATAATCTGCATTGGGAGACGTCGGATCGGTTCAGGGAGTATTATGAGCCTGCGGGACTGTAA
- a CDS encoding uncharacterized protein (BUSCO:EOG092D0YQS), translated as MAPSFDQLREADLDDDEFNEDEIDVSDLREKFEVQLDQGYDTFVVIDGLPEVTEDQKPKLVKFLLKKLNSVGKTREELIYMPMGEDGKSQRFAFVEYSSPAEAQAATRQLDGVPLDKKHTLRVNKITDIERYGREGRVDEKYVAPEIEEFTEKEHLRWWLKDPSGRGRDQFVMYRGESVGVFWNNEKEQPENIVDRQHWTEAFLQWSPLGTYLASVHQQGVQLWGGASWSRQARFAHPFVNLVAFSPNEKYIVTWSNRPISIPETGHPALSVDDEGKNYVIWDIETAAPLRSFANLDAPKGEEGKPPPKMQWPAFKWSSDDKYVARLTPGASISVYELPRMNLLDKTSIKIEGVVDFDWAPATPQREGIKTYEQLFTYWQPGTGSNPAKVGLMSIPSKEIVRSLNLFNVSDAKLHWQSDAAYLCVKVDRHSKSKKSQATTLEIFRVKEKGIPVEVVDIIKDTVINFAWEPKGDRFALITTTEPVGPTAVPPKTSVSFFCPEKAKGSYAGNFKLLRTLDKKNSNAIYWSPKGRFVVIATIANQQSSDLDFYDVDFEGEKPESAKDLTANLQLMNTADHYGVTDVEWDPSGRFVATWASAWKHAMENGYHIYDFKGEALREEPIEKFKQFQWRPRPPTMLSKDEQKQIRKNLREYSRVFEQEDADRGASADLAVVEARRRVLDEWHAWRAEVEAEVAEEREVLGLPQDPHAALLEAKTKEVEALDGASTEDDRVIEEIVEDVLEESEEIVA; from the exons ATGGCGCCCTCTTTCGACCAGCTGCGCGAGGCTgacctcgacgacgacgagttCAACGAAGATGAAATTGATGTGTCCGACCTGCGCGAGAAGTTCGAGGTCCAGTTGGACCAGGGCTACGACACCTTTGTGGTCATCGATGGCCTCCCCGAGGTCACGGAGGACCAGAAGCCCAAGCTGGTCAAGTTTCtgctcaagaagctcaacaGTGTTGGAAAGACCAGGGAGGAGCTGATTTACATGCCCATGGGCGAGGATGGAAAGTCTCAGCG ctttgcctttgttgagTACTCCTCACCGGCTGAAGCTCAGGCTGCCACTCGTCAGCTAGACGGCGTTCCTTTGGATAAGAAGCACACCCTCCGCGTCAACAAAATCACCGACATTGAGAGATATGGCCGAGAAGGTCGAGTTGACGAGAAATACGTGGCCCCTGAAATTGAAGAGTTCACCGAGAAGGAGCACTTGAGATGGTGGCTGAAGGACCCCTCCGGCCGCGGCAGAGACCAATTTGTCATGTACCGTGGTGAATCCGTCGGCGTCTTCTGGAACAACGAAAAGGAGCAGCCCGAGAACATTGTCGACCGCCAGCACTGGACCGAGGCTTTCCTCCAGTGGTCACCTCTGGGCACATACTTGGCGTCGGTTCACCAGCAGGGTGTGCAGCTCTGGGGTGGCGCCTCTTGGTCACGACAGGCCAGGTTCGCCCACCCCTTTGTCAACCTGGTTGCCTTTTCTCCGAATGAAAAGTACATTGTCACTTGGTCCAACCgacccatctccatccccgAAACTGGCCACCCTGCTCTTTCAGTTGACGACGAGGGCAAGAACTATGTCATCTGGGATATCGAGACGGCTGCCCCTCTGCGATCATTCGCCAACCTAGATGCTCCcaagggagaggagggcAAGCCTCCGCCAAAGATGCAGTGGCCTGCATTCAAGTGGTCTTCGGATGACAAGTACGTCGCTCGTCTGACCCCCGGTGCTTCCATCTCCGTCTATGAACTGCCCCGAATGAACCTTCTCGACAAGACCAGCATCAAGATTGAAGGCGTGGTCGACTTTGACTGGGCTCCGGCAACACCTCAGCGTGAGGGCATCAAGACATACGAGCAGCTGTTCACCTACTGGCAGCCTGGCACGGGTAGCAACCCTGCCAAGGTCGGATTGATGAGCATCCCCTCCAAGGAGATTGTCCGCAGTCTCAACCTTTTCAACGTCAGCGACGCCAAGCTGCACTGGCAGTCGGATGCGGCCTACCTCTGTGTCAAGGTCGACCGACACTCCAAGTCAAAGAAGTCACAAGCCACAACTCTGGAGATTTTCCGAGTTAAGGAAAAGGGAATCCCCGTGGAGGttgtcgacatcatcaaggacACCGTCATCAACTTTGCATGGGAGCCCAAGGGTGACCGGTTTGccctcatcaccaccaccgagcCCGTCGGCCCCACCGCCGTCCCTCCCAAGACATccgtctccttcttctgccccgaaaaggccaagggctCATACGCCGGCAACTTCAAGCTGCTGCGTACCCtcgacaagaagaacagcAACGCCATTTACTGGTCACCAAAGGGACGATTTGTGGTCATTGCCACAATCGCCAACCAGCAGAGCTCGGATCTCGACTTTTACGACGTCGACTTTGAAGGCGAGAAGCCAGAGTCCGCCAAGGACCTGACTGCTAACCTGCAGCTCATGAACACAGCCGACCACTACGGTGTCACGGATGTCGAGTGGGATCCCTCAGGCCGATTTGTCGCCACGTGGGCATCGGCATGGAAGCATGCG ATGGAAAATGGATACCACATTTACGACTTCAAGGGTGAGGCGCTCCGCGAAGAGCCCATTGAGAAATTCAAGCAGTTCCAGTGGCGTCCACGACCGCCCACCATGCTCTCAAAAGATGAGCAGAAGCAGATCCGCAAGAACCTGCGTGAGTACAGCAGAGTATTCGAGCAGGAAGACGCCGACCGTGGTGCGTCTGCCGATCTCGCCGTTGTCGAGGCCCGCCGCCGCGTCCTGGATGAGTGGCATGCTTGGCGTGCGGAGGTGGAGGCTGAGGTCGCTGAAGAGCGGGAGGTCCTGGGCCTGCCGCAAGATCCACATGCTGCCCTTCTAGaggcaaagacaaaggaagtGGAGGCGCTCGACGGCGCCAGCACCGAAGACGACCGGGTGATTGAGGAGATTGTCGAGGATGTTTTGGAGGAGAGCGAGGAGATTGTGGCATAG
- a CDS encoding uncharacterized protein (BUSCO:EOG092D1HUK) yields MSFFPTQIFAEGTTEEKGENARLAAFVGAIAVGDLVKSTLGPKGMDKILQSASTGDIMVTNDGATILKSIALDNAAAKVLVNISKVQDDEVGDGTTSVAVLAAELLREAEKLVDKKIHPQTIIEGYRIASQAALKALEESAVDHSKSPEAFRKDLVAIARTTLSSKVLSQDRDQFSQLAVDAVLRLKKSSDLSHIQIIKKAGGKLSDSYLDEGFILDKKIGVNQPKRLEKAKILVANTSMDTDKVKIFGARVKVASTGKLAELEKAEKEKMKAKVDKIKAHGINCFINRQLIYNWPEQLFTDAGIMSIEHADFDGIERLALVTGGEITSTFDHPDQVKLGHCDLIEEVIIGEDTLIKFSGVAAGEACTIVLRGATQQLLDEAERSLHDALAVLSQTVIEPRTTLGGGCAEMLMAKAVEGAATRVEGKKQVAVSSFATALRQLPTILADNAGLDSGELVARLRKAIYDGLTTYGLDLMTPGGGIADMREVGVIESYKLKKAVVSSASEAAELLLRVDDIIRSAPRRRERM; encoded by the exons ATG TCTTTCTTTCCGACCCAGATTTTTGCAGAGGGCACCACCGAGGAGAAGGGTGAGAATGCGCGTCTGGCTGCCTTTGTTGGTGCCATCGCGGTGGGAGATTTGGTGAAGAGCACTCTTGGCCCGAAAGGAATGGACAAGATTCTCCAATCTGC TTCCACCGGCGATATCATGGTCACAAACGACGGTGCCACAATCCTCAAGTCAATAGCCCTCGAcaatgccgccgccaaggtgCTGGTCAACATCTCAAAGGTCCAGGATGACGAAGTCGGTGACGGCACCACGTCCGTTGCTGTGTTGGCTGCCGAGCTCCTCAGagaggccgagaagctgGTTGACAAGAAGATCCACCCTCAGACCATCATCGAGGGTTACCGGATAGCCAGCCAGGCTGCTCTCAAGGCCCTGGAGGAGTCTGCCGTCGACCACAGCAAGAGCCCCGAGGCCTTCCGCAAGGACCTCGTCGCCATTGCACGAACAACCCTGAGCTCCAAGGTTCTATCACAGGACCGGGACCAGTTCtcccagctcgccgtcgATGCGGTCCTTCGACTGAAGAAATCTTCCGATCTCAGCCACATCCAAATCATCAAGAAGGCCGGAGGAAAGCTGAGCGACTCCTATCTGGATGAGGGCTTCATCCTGGACAAGAAGATTGGTGTGAACCAGCCCAAGAGACTggagaaggccaagatccTGGTCGCAAACACATCAATGGACACAGACAAGGTCAAGATCTTTGGCGCACGTGTCAAGGTGGCCTCGACTGGAAAGTTggccgagctggagaaggctgaaaaggagaagatgaaggccaAGGtggacaagatcaaggcccaCGGCATCAACTGCTTCATCAACCGCCAACTCATCTACAACTGGCCCGAGCAGCTCTTTACTGATGCCGGCATCATGTCCATCGAGCACGCCGACTTTGACGGCATTgagaggctggcgctggtcACGGGAGGTGAGATTACCTCCACCTTTGACCACCCCGACCAGGTCAAGCTCGGTCACTGCGATTTGATCGAGGAGGTCATCATTGGCGAGGACACACTGATCAAGTTCTCGGGAGTGGCGGCTGGTGAGGCCTGCACCATTGTGCTGCGCGGTGCTACACAGCAGCTgctcgacgaggccgagcgaAGTCTTCACGACGCCTTGGCTGTCCTGTCCCAGACGGTCATTGAGCCCAGAACAACGCTTGGCGGCGGATGTGCTGAGATGCTCATGGCCAAGGCCGTTGAGGGTGCGGCCACACGAGTGGAGGGCAAGAAGCAAGTGGCCGTCTCTAGCTTTGCGACTGCCCTTCGACAACTGCCCACTATCCTGGCTGACAACGCTGGATTGGATTCTGGTGAGCTGGTTGCGCGCCTGCGAAAGGCCATCTATGACGGTCTGACCACTTATGGCCTTGACCTGATGACTCCTGGCGGCGGTATTGCGGACATGCGAGAGGTTGGAGTTATTGAGAGCTacaagctgaagaaggcggtTGTATCATCTGCCAGCGAGGCAGCAGAG CTTCTCCTGAGAGTGGACGATATTATTCGGTCCGCCCCTCGGAGACGGGAGCGCATGTAA
- a CDS encoding uncharacterized protein (EggNog:ENOG41) has protein sequence MAEATHDVISISSSDDDSDCQIVKVRPSLGGRIKSKMRWQYQPYKLPRRRRSNNIPRQRNEDVDDDLQGEKPTSNRHTQHYEADLTAVGGDAARNGCSQSMDQSIDTLRFGSMADLSVVNETSDAKTERSVTTRVDPTDSLANRHDTADLEPTSMLPPPFPSQMPDASNPISTLDNKDKQRESRSRSCSVATLDFPLERADAQRGGIQGFERDVQGIDSDVLDEQRRLVLGEPTVLADCANHPHQFACTAVLPNEDCSVVALRLAPEESVQAAIKTEESQDVAASSLQLIRRVSTTSRGRLPRVGKRRAWSSIINFGAYETLLGPLFTQQKDMIRSVTYDDMMEDRAEMNKKQGWQ, from the coding sequence ATGGCTGAAGCAACACACGATGTCATATCTATTTCCTCGTCTGATGATGACTCGGACTGTCAAATCGTGAAAGTCAGACCGTCGCTTGGTGGTCGAATCAAGAGCAAAATGAGGTGGCAGTACCAGCCTTACAAGTTGCCAAGGCGCAGAAGGAGCAATAATATTCCACGCCAGCGAAACGAAGACGTTGATGACGATCTCCAAGGCGAGAAACCGACATCGAATCGGCACACTCAACATTATGAGGCAGATTTGACTGCAGTGGGTGGCGATGCCGCTCGCAACGGTTGTTCCCAAAGCATGGACCAGAGCATTGATACATTGCGCTTTGGCTCCATGGCCGATCTTTCAGTTGTTAATGAGACGAGTGATGCCAAGACGGAAAGGTCTGTGACGACGCGTGTCGATCCGACAGATTCCTTGGCGAACCGACATGATACCGCCGATCTGGAGCCGACGAGCATGTTGCCTCCACCATTTCCGTCACAAATGCCAGATGCCAGCAACCCGATATCAACTCTAGACAACAAAGACAAGCAGCGAGAGAGTCGTTCTAGGTCGTGCTCTGTAGCGACTCTCGATTTTCCTTTGGAAAGGGCTGATGCTCAACGGGGGGGCATTCAGGGGTTTGAGAGAGATGTTCAGGGGATTGATTCTGATGTGCTTGATGAGCAACGCCGGCTTGTACTTGGAGAACCGACAGTTTTAGCCGATTGTGCCAATCATCCGCATCAGTTCGCTTGCACGGCTGTCTTGCCAAATGAAGATTGTTCTGTAGTAGCCCTGAGATTGGCGCCAGAAGAATCTGTCCAAGCTGCTATCAAGACAGAGGAATCTCAAGATGTCGCGGCCAGTTCACTACAGCTAATCAGAAGGGTATCAACCACGTCTCGTGGCCGACTGCCTCGGGTTGGGAAGCGACGGGCATGGAGCTCGATTATCAACTTTGGGGCATACGAAACATTGCTTGGGCCGCTGTTTACGCAGCAGAAGGACATGATTCGTTCTGTGACTTATGACGATATGATGGAAGACAGAGCAGAGATGAATAAGAAGCAAGGATGGCAATAA